The DNA window CATCAGCCTTTGTATCACTTACTTTCTTCCAATCAACTTTATAGTTTTTCTCATATTTCTTCCCACAGAGAGCCTCTCTCCTGTGAAAGCATCCTGAGCCATTGTAGCATGGTCCTCCAATTGCATCAAGTCCATGAAGCTCCAACTTAAACAACACAGACAGATCAAATATAACCAAAATGAAAATCAATATCAAGATTATATACCATatgattatattaattattgtttGCTTGAAACCTTTCTATTAAAGACTGAATTACTTACTTGTTGCAGTACTCGAAAAGAGCtagcataaatttcattttttgtgaGATTATCGAAACTCTGAAGAAACTGTACGTAGGCAATCTCATCTCCCTTCTTTTCATCCATGAAAAGGCACAGAGAGTATTTGACTGCCTTTGAATTGTTGGCATACGTATCGCAATCCACATTCAAAATAATTGGACCATTGCTTATCCTTGATGAAACCCTTATCTAATTGTCACCATAAAACCAGTTAGTAACAagcaaattaaattactttcaaaaaaatatttatatataataagtttaaatattaaaaaaaaaagtactcAATTAAAAGTAAATAGTCATCCTAACCCCAATTGCTCTGACTATCAAAAGGACAAAATTTGATTGTTCCCTCTGATCAAATTTTTTTCCCAGTCATTGACTTAATTATTTGAAAGTATATGTTTGATAACTTAATTGTTTGCAATAAAACAGTAAGAGTTTGAATGCTCATTTAATTTTATGAGCtttttatatgtacatatttaggcctatataatattatatacttACAAGAGCATTCATGGATCCAGCTTTGAAATGGTGGTGATGTTGGGGTCTTTTCTCTCTTGCCAGGTACACTAGAGTTGGCAAAGGGTTTCCTTCAATATCCACAGCATTGGAGTCTCTTCCATCAATTAGGATCTAAGAAACATTAATTAAAGCATCATTAATTGATTAAGCTCAACTATTcgactttaattaattaattgagagtTATGAAACGAGTAATTACTTGAAGAATGGTTTGATGATCATGTTTGCTTAAAACGAAGTCCCATTCACGAAATCCTTTGTGTTGTTTACGAATGTGATCTGGAATTCGGTTCAACTTTATAGTGGCTTCAATCCTCATTTTCATTTCCTCGTATAGTTTCTGCATAAGTATtaacaatattatatatataaacacaaacATATATCCACACCTTTGATGTGAAATGCTACAGCAAACAATGTATGTATTTATGCTAAAACCCTGAAACCTAAATACGAGACTTTAGaccctaaacctttaaattcAAGATTCTAGATATGAGattatcaatatttatttataatagttataattaatgtttgattatgtttaaataaaactatttgtgtttatttacaaatcctccattttttttctttaatttaatgatGATGTGTCATATTATTATTCATTGATGGTGCATGAGACTTATGCGCTCATGGTGCATCAAATATTCCTAATTTAGGACCTTATATAGTAAGATTTATATATGTTAATCTTGTTCTACACTTAGGTAGGCTTTGTCTTACTAAGAATTTCATTTAGGCCTAATAATCTTTTGATGCTATTCTTTTAATGTGGTAATTGTATTATTTTTGGTCTAATCTAGTATTTGTGTTtgacaaaatttatatattttagtattcAAAGCTAATGATATTATCTTTTAGTGTTCAATTCAGTTTTTAGGttgaatttaataaaagttaattgataatattattagatttaaatttttcagaaattaattttaattataaatttgtttaattttacctTTAAATTGTTAAATACAATCCAatgaatataatttaatttaaattttacttttttattatttttatatcaactCAACATTGACCcaataaaaaatttacttaaaagtgttgttattatttttatatgaattattaaataaaacaactaaaaatattaaaaaaataaatacattaccTTTTCACCTAAGATTCCATTATTGTTTAACGATAAAAAATGCAATGAcacatatgtttatatattagtGGAAAGCgaacaaatattaaaattacctTAACCGAGAGCCAGTTGTCAGCATCATTGAGTGGTTCAGAAGCTGTCCTAAAGTAGGCCTCAGGAGATGTTGGTTCAACTCTGAACTTCTTGCAAAAAGGAAGCCATGTCTTGGAGAAATTTGCAGCCTCTAACATGGCATAAAACGTCAAATCCGATCCCCCATCATCTGACAAATAGATGCTTAACTTCTCAGGTGGATAATCATATGCCATCACTGATAAAACCGTATTCACCACCATGCTCGGTGGCTCTATCAACGGATCCGCTGTGCACACAAAGATGTCGATGCCCGGTAATTCCTTTTCGAACCTTTTCAAGATTAAATTGTGAATCATGAAAAACGAAACGAATTAGCATGAATAGTTTCTGTTAACAACATAATGAAGATATGTATATATACCTTTGAGAGAGCCTTTGTATGTACGGCAAGCGGTAGACAGAGTTCCATCTACTAACGGTGGTGAGAAACCAATAAAAACAGAACCATAGCTCAGAAAGAAACTGTCCAATCCAAATCCATCTCTCAGCTTTTCCTCCGACTGGGAAAAACATTACTCTATACATAACAATGAAGCAGATGCCGAGAAAGATTGAGGCTGCAATACACCTGAAAAGGACTCGTCCTTTAACTTGCTTTGTTTCGAAGAGTGGAACATAACTACATTTTGCCATTTCTGTAATTGCTAGATCTCAACTAGTTCTGCAGATGGTGCTAAGATGGAAGCTGACCATTGACTTTATAATGTCCGATGCTAtgcttttcttttacttaaaaaaaaaaaacaaatatattaaacTTCAGGTGGCGGCTGCACctccattatttattttttggcccAATACTAGTATTTCTTTGATATTTATACAGGTTGCGTCATTTACTATAGCtccaccaaaaatttaatttttttaattttatgattgaCGTGACATGTTGGCAACGTCAATTTTTTTGCCTCTACCAATTTTTACTATTCATTTCAGGTCATTTAcgtaaaaaaataagaaaatgaattatttttataatttattaaaattttagggtcattttaataaaaaaaccgaaaaaatataatataagtgATATTTTCTTGACATTATCCTTTTGTTCTTCTCTGTTATTGGTGACTTGGATATTCTTGATCCCCAAGTTTAACGAACTATATAGACCAGAAAAAGTTAATTTTCATAAAGAAGGGTTTTGAAGTTTGACTAGAAGTCCAAACTAAAGCTTGGCGACACCCACCGATGGCTTTCGTCCTCTTacactattttgatttgaattttattttctattattttttacacaATGAATTTTATTTCTTGCCGTTCACTGCATTTAAATTATGGGACGTAGGTGAAAAAATATGTACAATAAAGTTataaaaagttaatataaaattaaatgtggttttgattgaaatggtaaaattgatataataaaatttatgatattttaaatttaaattttataattatctgtatatatactttttttttagatttattaatataaaaaagatataaataccctcgaaataatatttattactttataaagagaaaaaagatttttgataatttcaaaatataaatatagatataaaaGAAGCTAATGGAAATTTGTTTTATAAAGGAAACATATGTTGTGTGGATAAATAAGAAACTCTTATAGAATGTAAATGATTGAGTCTcattataattttattgaaaagaaaattgtattattaaaaatatgagagtggttttttattttatttttttaaaataaactatttatataaCTTCGAAGTATTTTGACAAATTTCGTTCAAGatgttttcaattttcaaaagtcACGAAATTTAAACTAGAGTTTCTTCAAATAATTTAGATctaatctgaaaattttcaacacaaaattcaaatcacaaaatatttttttaacttttcttaatttttttaaattttatttttttcactttttcgaTCACTTTTGTtggggaattttttttaatattctaacaGAGTGCCAAGAATcattatgtaaaattttagatcgtCTGAAAAACGTTTACCCGctgaaaaatatttttcccaaaagctttcTAGATTAGAAAAAATTGTTTTAAGGTTGTTTGGTGGAAATCAGTTTATAAGAACACAAATAACACCTAAAACGCCCAagaatctgataccaaatgatacgaatgaGTGCAAAACAAGATCGTAAGTTTATCTAAGTCGTAGATTTAACTTATGGCTGGTGTGTCGTCGAAAGCACCAAATATAACCTTTCCCTAAGAAATAACGAAAAGAATAgcataagggaagtagggtcaaatcctcagggattGGATCGCTACAGCTTCTTGTTCCTCGAATTCTTGGGCgcagtcgtgcccaagaaaaacgTCTGacctagaaaaataaataaaaaaatagaattaagaatatAGAAGAGTtgagattaaataaattaaaatcgcAATTGTGAAAAGAAACAGAGTTGAGAAAAGGGGGTTTTCGATTTGAAGGATTCTAGCCTCTGTTTATCTCAATTCTCCTTTGGTTCAATCATAGACTTTTAGGTGGTTCTTCTCATGACCAAATAAGTcaattatagtggaagaggacaccTACGACCACCATTTCCACTTTAGGTTATAACCTTGCAATCTAGAGGAACTTGACTCTAGCCAACCGTCACTCCTGTGGGaccgtcttacactagatcatcatttCTCAATGGCGAATGTCACACCATTTCGTCTCTTGGGCTCGACAAACTCTGATGCAATAAGTTagcgaaccgactgtgcaaccttcccaaaacatacaaagtgaCCATctttgcacaagatgaaaagatTACTTTTGGAAGGACATGGACGAAAGCGCTAGTCCCGTAAtgcggagaaatgatgaatactcatTGAGAAGGGTTAAGTGGgggttctaagcctcatgaactcaATTTGAGAAATCTTGATAACCTTCGGTTAGACAAGTTTAGTTACTCATGCTCTTTGGGAAAAAAAACATAGGTTTAATGAAACAGAATTTtattggaaagaaaaagaaacaaaaggctaAGAGCCTTAGGGGGAAGGAATTTTTTTAcaaaagtgatgagtgagtattcatgtcactccatcccctatttatagtacatgAAAACCCCTAATTGGTTCCTATTTAAAACTCTAGATCATAATGTTTAAgagatataatttgaaattaaatctaaacaatgcaataatcctaacaataatcctaaaaataaaattcaaatttaaacaaagGTTTATATTCATAAATCACTTCTTTGAAATTTTCCCCAAATCTTCCACACTTtgtatttttggcaccacttTTTCCCTATTTCGCCTGCTGACccgttttgtctttaaattcacgctttttgCCCCCAAATTTTCTTGTCTTTAATTTAGTCTCTACAagataaaaaaaaccataaaaaaactaaattaataggatcgtactcaaaatatatatgtaattaacacataaaagtaAGTCATTTTAGAGTATTGTCAATAAGTCATTTTAGAGTATTGTCAATGGCTCTAGACGTTCAAaaataaacttgaattttaacACAACCTGAAATGCAAATGAATCcaagtcaaataaaaaaatttaaagaactcaattaaattgaataactaagacaaataaaatagaacaataaagaagaaaataaaaaagatagatgAAAAAGGTGGAACGTGACATGTAGAAGTTCCTTAGAAACAAGAAGGATTTACAATTCCCTTCAAGCAACTCTAATTttccctccaagaaagaaaacttggcaaaaaattttaaaaatgatcccCACAACCTGAAAGttttgttaaaactcttctaagagaaaacttaagaaaaattcttgaaaaaaaaagctcaaagagaatttattaactcaaaaggaaagttgaataataataaattgattgTTGTACAATACAAAGACTCTTATataagctagctaaataaatctaagtaaaactcttaagtatactagaactctaattaccTCAAATAAGAAATGGTTGTAAACTAATCTtttctaaataacttaaaatacttaatagttaaaaaaattcgaagtaaggaaataataaaataataaaaataataagagctaATCAATACAagattgggctcatatataataaaaattaagcctaaaactcgaacttaatattatttaaactcgaattaaaagtcCGAAACTCGTAATTTTCGTAATAATCTCATTCAGAAATTCTGGTCGCACAATCTTCAGTAAAACGGTTATAACTTGAGTTTccgaactcaaaatcgagtaATTCAAAATGAgttttgaagctaagagatagatcttcgaaCGCTATGTAGACATTTTAATCTAGAAATGCTTGGACCCCATCCAAAAATTTGTTGCAAGTTAACTAATCTTTTCAGCTTGAAAATTGACAACTTAGTTGAATTGACTTTAATACATTTCACCTATTATGTGCATATATCATTCCTTGTTTCCTCGAAAATATTCATCCTTACATACTGACTTTGATCGAATTTTGGTTTGATTTACTTGACCTTTGACCTTGTTGTTGAGCCTTGATGTAGCATAAGCTCATCAatccataaatttaaaattgaccCTTGTAAATTATGCACAGATCATAATTTAGCATATTCACATAcatctataattcaatttaacccaattcAACAAAGTAGTTTTTAGTTaggataattttatatttaatgctAATAATCATGTCAAAGGATACGAAATGTAAAGTAGTTTTAAAGTCATCAAGTTATTTATGAAGTTATTTCTTAGTAACCTTAGTAAAATAGGACTTGGGCACATGGGAAtccacaaaacataccaaaaaagaTATTGCACTGTAAGTGTGTTCCCACCAAACACACCAAAAGTATACCACTAGAAGTACCTCCAACTAGAACACATTAGAGATCTCATCAAATGATGAGTCCAATGGTCCATACAAAAGTGTCCAATCATGGAATAACATAGCAGAGCTCCAACTCCTAATGGAACCCATATAGAAATGTGTAAGGTCTACCGATTTTATTAGGGCATGAATGCCAAATCAAAGATTATATTCAAATATtaacagaacagaggatttcaTTTATGGAGCATATCAGTCATAACCGAGAATGGATTATCATTTCTCATTTCCATATCAAAGGAGGGTCTTACAACCTTATATAATTGGAAGTTAGACTATCATGCATTTGCAACAAGGTTACGTATTCCTTTCTATAATTTAACATCAGAAAAATCATATAATTGATATTAATCCAACTTGCGTATTTCAAATCACATTACTGAATGGAGTTATATCATTTCAAAAGATTAAATGGTTAATCATGAAAAAAGAAACGAGGTAGCACGAATAGTTTTTGTAAACAGCATAATTAAGATATGTATGTATACCTTTGAGAGAGCCTGTGTATGTAAGGCAAACGGTAGACAGAGTTCCATCTACTAACGGTGGTGAGAAACCAATAAAAACAGAACCATAGCTCAGAAAGAAACTGTCCAATCCAAGTCCATCTCTCAGCTTTTCCTCCGACTGGGAAAAACATTACTCTATAAGTAACAATGAAGCAGATGCCGAGAAAGATTGAGGCTGCAATACACCTGAAAAGGACTCGTCCTTTAACTTGCTTTGTTTCAAAGAGTGGAACATAATTACTTTTTGCCATTTCTGTAATTTCCCTATCTCAACTAGTTCTGTAGATGGTGCTAAGATGGAAGCTGACCATTGACTTTATAATGTGGGATTATAGCACACTTTAATGCTATGCTTTGCTTTtactttttaaacaaaaaataaaataaaatacatgaagtAACGAAGATGTGGGTAAAAGTATAAGGTATGAATTTGTATTAggagtcaaattatattttattttttcactttaaaaatgagtaaattagtctctatatattaaattaaagagcaatttgattaaaatttatccatttgtactgttaaaaactagttgGTTAACGGGATAATTAAGCAGTGACACATGTACCTCATGCTGAAATATAGAGATCAATTTTTTACGGTAGAAATtaatggaatttttaacaaaaaagtcagtttactccttgatctaatttataagaattaattaatttattttttaaataataaaaaaaagataaaatataattaaactcTTAATACAAAAACTTCAACAATAAATATGCTGCCTATTTTTTATGACGTCTattattttttccccttttaaGGAAGTTGTGACGGTGAAAGTAGAGAAAAGAGGGacgaatgaaaaaaaaagtagaaataagaaataaaattaattttattcttaatcattatattttcgacccatttaaaattaaattttttagttttagttttattacatttaatttcaatttttagttttttcacCATTTGAATTGCAAATATTAACTCCATAAAAAACTTTCATTAATTTAGATTATCTAGCATTTAAAAAAGATGTCGTTCATAAAgtcaagtaaaaaaaattactttcacTCTATATCTTTAAATAGAGCTAAAGAACTTGACAATTCCAAAATTAGAAAGAaacattattttcttatttcaccTTTCACACTTGTAATATTGGTCAcatgcataattttttttattttaaaaatagtacTTAATGCAATTTAATAAAGTCTTTTGGTAGTgcaattaattgaattttaattattaaatcaaaataataaatgaattgaGTTATTGAGATTAAAATTGGAGAAACTaaattttataatgtttaaaGAGTATAGAGATTGACAGTataattaaacaaaagaaaataaaaggaaggaaaaaaaaaatagagaagacTGAATTATTGTAAGTGCCCATTCTTAAATTTTTcatcccattttattttcaatatttttcctttttttcaagaaaacaaaaacaagtgTGAAAAATTAAGATTGAATCAAAGTTGTTGGTGGATCAATTTCATTGACGAcatcttttatataaaattaaagacACAATGTAATAATTTTCTACTTTATAGGTTTGTCTTCATGACACGTTTCTGTCCGTCTCTGTgacatgttttccatccatcgTTGTGGCATGCCCTTGATTTTTCTTAGTTTTCGTCGGTTAATACCCTTAATTCGTCTTTGATACTAAATTGGGGTTACAAAGTGTTAAAGTACAGATCAGAACATTCATCATcaaacagaaataaaaaaatatataaaataaatgataacattCAATAGTTTATAAAAATCaggataaaaatatatttacgagccttaaatcaagcttacagGACCCTAAAAGTAGTTTGggaacaattcgggactaatttgaattaCAAcagaaaaatatgtaaaaaattaaaaattttagaaacaggggtcacacgaacGTGTGGAATAGCCCAGGCCATGTGGCttccccacacgcccgtgtggccattaaCTATGACTGTGTGAAAaatcctgcacttaaaaattaaTAAGACTCATGGTCGTGTGGAATAGTCCAAGCCATGTGCACCTTGAAAAGCTTTCAAAACAAGGCAATTTTTCATCTAACACTTACGTTCCAAgccaaatcaaaataaatcatttccatagtttaaaaacacatttaaacaagcctaaaacatggcaaaacattcaacctaagtgactaaccaatgtgtcctcattgacaccacaattcaattatcAACCTCAATTCACTTGACACATCaactaatttgcattcaaattcataagttcatatataaaactcACGCCAAGCTTATCATTTCTTCttaatcattcacattcattcataccatgattcaaaCACTTAAATAGAGTTTATATTACATGACCAAAATAactttatatgaaaattttcacACCAAGATTAAAGGCACATACGCAAGTAAGCTTATACCAAtcttaaaacataacatttgcaATAAGTATCTAAACATATACAAaaacacctattacatgccacataacccaaaataaacatttcaaaatctaccaaaatgtATCTGGATATGTGATCTTCAAGTTGATCCGATCGTCTGACTCCACAAAACGTTATTTATAAGGAATAGAAAGAACACGAGTAAGCTTCactagagcttagtaagttcaatggTTAAAACGATAAAGCTTACTGaattaaatataacaattttaataataagATTAAAAGTCAGAGTCt is part of the Gossypium hirsutum isolate 1008001.06 chromosome D11, Gossypium_hirsutum_v2.1, whole genome shotgun sequence genome and encodes:
- the LOC107935218 gene encoding cellulose synthase-like protein E1, whose product is MAKCSYVPLFETKQVKGRVLFRCIAASIFLGICFIVMYRVMFFPVGGKAERWIWIGQFLSELWFCFYWFLTTVSRWNSVYRLPYIQRLSQRFEKELPGIDIFVCTADPLIEPPSMVVNTVLSVMAYDYPPEKLSIYLSDDGGSDLTFYAMLEAANFSKTWLPFCKKFRVEPTSPEAYFRTASEPLNDADNWLSVKKLYEEMKMRIEATIKLNRIPDHIRKQHKGFREWDFVLSKHDHQTILQILIDGRDSNAVDIEGNPLPTLVYLAREKRPQHHHHFKAGSMNALIRVSSRISNGPIILNVDCDTYANNSKAVKYSLCLFMDEKKGDEIAYVQFLQSFDNLTKNEIYASSFRVLQQLELHGLDAIGGPCYNGSGCFHRREALCGKKYEKNYKVDWKKVSDTKADESASFLEETCKVLASCTFEHNTTWGKEMGLIYGFLVEDIITGLNIQCKGWKSMYLSPERDGFLGVAPITLLQTLVQHKRWMDGHLQVFLSRYCPLLYGYKKIPLKLRLAYCPYNLWAANCLATLYIVVMPCLCLLKGISLFPKISSPWVFPFAYVAFVHRAYSLNEFLWCGGTFRGWCNDQRMWLFNRTSAYFFALFETISKLLGYSRLNFVVTAKVADKEALKRYDGELIEFGATSPMFDILATLAMLNLFGIFGALKKVILDVDEDLQVLEKFGLQILLCFVLVTINLPVYQALFFRNDNGKMPSRVTYKSIIFAMLACTATMCF